The Aquila chrysaetos chrysaetos chromosome 6, bAquChr1.4, whole genome shotgun sequence genome window below encodes:
- the PSMD14 gene encoding 26S proteasome non-ATPase regulatory subunit 14, producing MDRLLRLGGGMPGLGQGPPTDAPAVDTAEQVYISSLALLKMLKHGRAGVPMEVMGLMLGEFVDDYTVRVIDVFAMPQSGTGVSVEAVDPVFQAKMLDMLKQTGRPEMVVGWYHSHPGFGCWLSGVDINTQQSFEALSERAVAVVVDPIQSVKGKVVIDAFRLINANMMVLGHEPRQTTSNLGHLNKPSIQALIHGLNRHYYSITINYRKNELEQKMLLNLHKKSWMEGLTLQDYSEHCKLNETVVKEMLELAKNYNKAVEEEDKMTPEQLAIKNVGKQDPKRHLEEHVDVLMTSNIVQCLAAMLDTVVFK from the exons GGGCCACCAACAGATGCTCCTGCAGTCGATACAGCCGAACAGGTTTATATCTCTTCCCTTGCACTGCTGAAA ATGTTGAAGCATGGTCGTGCTGGTGTCCCTATGGAAGTTATGGGTCTGATGCTCGGGGAGTTTGTTGATGATTACACTGTGAGAGTGATTGATGTTTTTGCAATGCCACAGTCAGGAACG GGTGTCAGTGTGGAGGCAGTTGATCCTGTATTTCAAGCAAAAATGTTGGATATGCTGAAACAGACAGGAAG ACCTGAGATGGTAGTTGGTTGGTATCATAGTCACCCTGGCTTTGGCTGTTGGTTGTCTGGTGTAGATATCAATACTCAGCAGAGCTTTGAAGCCTTATCAGAAAGAGCTGTTGCTGTGGTGGTGGATCCCATTCAGAGTGTAAAAGGAAAG GTTGTTATTGATGCCTTCAGGTTGATCAATGCTAATATGATGGTCTTGGGACATGAACCAAGACAAACAACTTCGAATCTGGGTCACTTAAACAAGCCATCTATCCAG GCACTAATTCATGGACTAAACAGACACTACTATTCCATCACCATCAACTACAGAAAGAATGAACTAGAACAAAAG atgttGCTAAATTTGCATAAGAAGAGTTGGATGGAAGGTTTGACACTTCAGGACTACAGTGAACATTGCAAACTCAATGAAACAGTAGTGAAGGAGATGTTAGAATTAGCCAAGAATTATAACAAG GCTGTTGAAGAAGAAGATAAGATGACACCTGAACAGCTGGCAATAAAAAATGTTGGCAAGCAG GACCCCAAACGTCATTTAGAAGAGCATGTGGATGTGCTGATGACCTCAAACATTGTCCAGTGTTTAGCTGCTATGTTGGATACAGTTGTATTTAAATAA